The DNA sequence GGCGTCGCCGATGGTCTTGATCTCTGTGCCGTTGTGCTGGGTGAAAAGGGGACGCAGGAGTTGACGATGTTCTTCGAGCAGCTCCAGGGCCAGGGCCTCGTTCTTTTGGGAGAGGGCGGTGTAACCCACCAGGTCGGTGAACATGATGGCGGCGAGTTTGCGCATGGGAACCTCGCGTTACATATATTTATCGAATATCCGTCAGGGGGAATATGCGAAGAAATAACGGGGATTACAAGAGGTTAGGCTAGGAGACCTGTCAGCCCACGGATTTAANNNNNNNNNNGGACTGGGAAGACAGGATAGAAAATGAGCCCCTTCAGGGGTTTTCCCTGACCCGCTCCAGCACCCGGCGGATGGTCCCCCAGTCGTACCCCCGGCGCTGGAGGAAGCCCGTCAGCCGGTTGCGCCGCTTGTCCAGGGGCAGGCTCCCGGTGGACCGCCACCGTTTTTGGGCCAGGGGCAGGATGCCCGTTACCAAGTCCACCTCCCCGAAAGTCTCTCCCACGACCCGGTCGATGAGGT is a window from the Candidatus Glassbacteria bacterium genome containing:
- a CDS encoding RecX family transcriptional regulator — its product is LIDRVVGETFGEVDLVTGILPLAQKRWRSTGSLPLDKRRNRLTGFLQRRGYDWGTIRRVLERVRENP